From Pseudonocardia autotrophica, one genomic window encodes:
- a CDS encoding ABC transporter permease, which produces MPTLRLDSPHGTGSAGAGGPDPGRASPPRREPFVDGPVFRAGARVLVVAVLLGLWETVSRSGLLDAGAFPSMTATMAELGRQLVSAELWTAIGDTLRGWSAGVAIGVTLAIAVGTLLGLNRFAYLSVIPVVEFVKTVPVIAILPLAIVVWGATTEMKVFLVAFGVFWPLVIQVIYGVRAVDPVVRDTATVLRLRGLRRFSTVTLPSAAPFVATGVRVAAAVGLILTIIAELIGGAEGLGLSILSSVNAGPERLPATYAFILVTGVLGVLVTSAFSWLERRALHWHESQRNATAKGARP; this is translated from the coding sequence ATGCCAACCCTCAGGCTCGACTCCCCGCACGGCACCGGTTCCGCCGGCGCCGGCGGGCCGGACCCAGGCCGTGCCTCACCACCGCGTCGCGAACCGTTCGTCGACGGCCCGGTCTTCCGGGCCGGTGCGCGGGTGCTGGTGGTGGCCGTCCTGCTCGGCCTGTGGGAGACGGTCAGCCGCTCCGGGCTGCTCGACGCGGGCGCCTTCCCGAGCATGACGGCGACGATGGCCGAGCTGGGCCGACAGCTCGTCTCGGCCGAACTGTGGACGGCGATCGGCGACACCCTGCGGGGCTGGTCGGCCGGCGTGGCAATCGGTGTCACGCTGGCGATCGCGGTCGGCACGCTGCTCGGGCTGAACCGGTTCGCCTACCTCAGCGTCATTCCCGTCGTCGAGTTCGTGAAGACCGTGCCGGTCATCGCGATCCTGCCGCTGGCGATCGTCGTGTGGGGCGCGACCACCGAGATGAAGGTCTTCCTGGTCGCGTTCGGAGTGTTCTGGCCGCTGGTCATCCAGGTCATCTACGGGGTGCGCGCGGTGGATCCGGTGGTCCGGGACACCGCGACCGTGCTGCGGCTGCGCGGCCTGCGCCGGTTCAGCACCGTGACCCTGCCGAGCGCCGCCCCGTTCGTCGCCACCGGCGTCCGGGTCGCGGCCGCCGTCGGCCTGATCCTCACCATCATCGCGGAGCTGATCGGCGGCGCCGAGGGCCTCGGCCTGAGCATCCTCAGCTCGGTCAACGCCGGACCGGAGCGGCTACCCGCGACGTATGCGTTCATCCTGGTCACCGGCGTGCTCGGGGTACTGGTGACCAGCGCGTTCAGCTGGCTGGAGCGCCGGGCCCTGCACTGGCACGAGAGCCAGCGCAACGCCACCGCGAAGGGGGCCCGACCGTGA
- a CDS encoding ABC transporter permease encodes MTTTRPSPARSARSARPGRPAAWRRPLTQLWRLWFFVLVLVLWWVLSDGSTSTFFPPLREIVASLHELWIVGDARGELWSSLGHFAIGYPLAGLLGVGIGALLWRFHRVGDAVSPVLYFVYVVPTAALLPAIVALMGIGSSMKVTIIVLAAIWPTLLNTLDGMRGVDPVKLDTARVLHMSSARTVRTVVLPGAMPQIMAGLRHSLQIAVIMMVVSELIASRAGIGFFILDAQQRFAMTEMWTGIIVLAVVGSLLTFLFIAVERVVLAWYIGARAVEQKG; translated from the coding sequence GTGACGACCACCCGTCCTTCCCCGGCCCGCAGTGCCCGCAGCGCCCGGCCCGGCCGGCCCGCCGCGTGGCGGCGACCGCTCACCCAGCTCTGGCGGCTGTGGTTCTTCGTGCTCGTGCTGGTGCTGTGGTGGGTACTGTCGGACGGCAGCACCTCCACGTTCTTCCCACCGTTGCGCGAGATCGTCGCCAGCCTCCACGAGCTCTGGATCGTCGGCGACGCCCGTGGCGAGCTGTGGTCGAGCCTGGGCCACTTCGCGATCGGCTACCCGCTCGCCGGGCTGCTCGGCGTCGGCATCGGGGCGCTGCTGTGGCGCTTCCACCGGGTCGGCGACGCCGTCTCGCCGGTGTTGTACTTCGTCTACGTGGTGCCGACCGCGGCCCTGCTGCCCGCGATCGTCGCGCTGATGGGCATCGGCTCGTCGATGAAGGTCACGATCATCGTGCTCGCCGCGATCTGGCCGACCCTGCTGAACACCCTGGACGGCATGCGCGGCGTCGACCCGGTCAAGCTCGACACCGCCCGGGTGCTGCACATGTCCTCGGCCCGCACGGTCCGCACCGTGGTGCTGCCCGGGGCGATGCCACAGATCATGGCCGGGCTCCGGCACAGCCTGCAGATCGCGGTGATCATGATGGTGGTGAGCGAGCTCATCGCCTCCCGGGCCGGGATCGGATTCTTCATCCTCGACGCCCAGCAGCGGTTCGCGATGACCGAGATGTGGACCGGGATCATCGTCCTGGCCGTCGTCGGGAGCCTGCTGACCTTCCTGTTCATCGCTGTCGAACGTGTCGTTCTCGCCTGGTACATCGGCGCCCGCGCCGTCGAGCAGAAGGGCTGA
- a CDS encoding ABC transporter ATP-binding protein, which produces MTSSSETVRPDSTPAVEPVLSVRSLRKSYNTGRPTERLAIADVTFDVGLGEFVCVVGPSGAGKTTLLRCLSGLLPPTSGEVRFEGTPLDSVPDKLSVVFQDYSRSLFPWLSVNRNVAVPLKVAGVGREQREARIAEVLHAVGLGDVGRSYPWQLSGGMQQRVAIARALAHRPDMLLMDEPFASVDAQTRFDLEDLILRVRAELGITVVLVTHDIDEAVYLADRVVVLSGAPSRVAEIVEVPLERPRSQLATRSSETFGTLRRHLMELVTTP; this is translated from the coding sequence ATGACGTCGTCGAGTGAGACCGTCCGCCCCGACAGCACCCCCGCGGTGGAACCGGTGCTGTCGGTGCGTTCGCTGCGCAAGAGCTACAACACCGGCCGGCCCACCGAGCGGCTCGCCATCGCCGACGTCACGTTCGACGTCGGCCTCGGCGAGTTCGTCTGCGTCGTCGGGCCCAGCGGGGCGGGCAAGACCACCCTGCTGCGCTGCCTCAGCGGGCTGCTGCCCCCGACCTCGGGCGAGGTCCGGTTCGAGGGCACCCCGCTGGACTCGGTGCCGGACAAGCTGAGCGTGGTGTTCCAGGACTACAGCCGCTCGCTGTTCCCGTGGCTGTCGGTGAACCGCAACGTCGCCGTCCCGCTCAAGGTGGCGGGGGTGGGCCGGGAGCAGCGCGAGGCGCGGATCGCCGAGGTGCTGCACGCCGTCGGCCTCGGCGACGTCGGACGCAGCTACCCGTGGCAGCTCTCCGGCGGGATGCAGCAGCGGGTCGCGATCGCCCGCGCGCTCGCGCACCGGCCCGACATGCTCCTGATGGACGAGCCGTTCGCCTCGGTCGACGCGCAGACCCGGTTCGACCTGGAGGACCTCATCCTGCGGGTGCGCGCCGAGCTCGGCATCACCGTCGTGCTGGTCACCCACGACATCGACGAGGCCGTGTACCTGGCCGATCGGGTCGTCGTCCTCAGTGGAGCGCCGAGCCGGGTCGCCGAGATCGTCGAGGTGCCGCTGGAGCGTCCGCGCTCGCAGCTCGCGACCCGCTCCAGCGAGACGTTCGGGACGCTGCGCCGGCACCTGATGGAACTCGTCACCACCCCCTGA
- a CDS encoding thiamine pyrophosphate-binding protein — translation MSRPAAHALLDVLHDWGVDRLFTCPGSTEAAVLDALVHRKDVEPVLTTHEGVAVSMADGLARITREPSVAYLHANVGLTNGLSHLYAAQLGYSPVVLLNGLKPSSIQAREGFTTGRRMRDLVHQYVKSDWQSLSSAAVPEDVNRAVRTAVTEPAGPVWVGIGQELLENDEPVPVPEAARFRFDSRTAPTAGPIRAAADLLVTAQRPVIVAGNEIARVRAVEQLVALSEQLGLPVLHEDRRGFERPGFPTDHPHFRGQYSPDHPLVRDADLLVFLGARLFNEFEPARVPPLPDGVPVVHGHGDARHIAMIHGVDVALVGDQGLVIAALAGALADQAPRTVPPAAPAPARTPSGGAVLRPGEVVDVLTESLRGSTLIGDATTAGGILQQRAHQASGDDYLVSTSGSLGWGMGAALGVAMGMPGRRVAAVLGDGVFQFGLPALWSAARSGLPVTYVVLNNGGYAAVGSALQRFGGDALASGVYPGVDISGPRIADIATGFGVPGRRVTTLPELRDALADSAGVDHPTLVEVMTEPTEFSPS, via the coding sequence ATGTCCCGACCTGCCGCGCACGCGCTGCTCGACGTCCTCCACGACTGGGGCGTCGATCGGCTGTTCACCTGTCCCGGAAGCACCGAGGCGGCCGTGCTCGACGCACTCGTGCACCGCAAGGACGTCGAACCCGTCCTGACCACCCACGAGGGCGTCGCCGTGTCGATGGCCGACGGTCTGGCCCGGATCACCCGGGAGCCGTCGGTCGCCTACCTGCACGCCAACGTCGGGCTCACCAACGGCCTGAGCCACCTGTACGCGGCCCAGCTGGGGTACTCCCCCGTCGTCCTGCTGAACGGGCTCAAGCCCTCCTCGATCCAGGCCCGCGAGGGGTTCACCACCGGTCGCCGGATGCGCGATCTGGTGCACCAGTACGTCAAGTCGGACTGGCAGTCGCTGAGCAGCGCGGCCGTCCCCGAGGACGTCAACCGGGCCGTCCGGACCGCGGTCACCGAACCGGCCGGGCCGGTGTGGGTCGGGATCGGCCAGGAGCTCCTGGAGAACGACGAACCGGTCCCGGTGCCGGAGGCGGCCCGCTTCCGGTTCGACTCGCGCACCGCCCCGACGGCGGGCCCGATCCGGGCGGCGGCCGATCTGCTGGTCACCGCGCAACGGCCGGTCATCGTGGCGGGCAACGAGATCGCCCGGGTCCGTGCGGTCGAGCAGCTGGTCGCGCTGAGCGAGCAGCTCGGGCTCCCGGTGCTGCACGAGGACCGGCGCGGCTTCGAACGGCCCGGGTTCCCCACCGACCACCCGCACTTCCGCGGCCAGTACTCGCCGGACCATCCGCTGGTGCGCGACGCCGACCTGCTGGTGTTCCTCGGCGCCCGGCTGTTCAACGAGTTCGAGCCTGCCCGGGTGCCGCCACTGCCCGACGGCGTCCCGGTCGTGCACGGGCACGGCGACGCCCGGCACATCGCGATGATCCACGGCGTGGACGTCGCACTGGTCGGCGATCAGGGGCTGGTGATCGCCGCGCTGGCGGGCGCGCTCGCCGATCAGGCGCCCCGGACCGTCCCACCGGCCGCCCCCGCACCGGCCCGTACCCCGTCGGGCGGTGCGGTGCTGCGCCCCGGCGAGGTGGTGGACGTGCTCACCGAGTCGCTGCGCGGCAGCACGCTGATCGGCGACGCGACCACCGCCGGCGGCATCCTGCAGCAGCGTGCGCACCAGGCGAGCGGTGACGACTACCTGGTGTCGACGTCCGGCTCGCTCGGCTGGGGCATGGGCGCCGCCCTCGGCGTGGCGATGGGGATGCCCGGCCGCCGGGTCGCCGCCGTGCTGGGCGACGGGGTGTTCCAGTTCGGCCTGCCCGCGCTCTGGTCGGCGGCGCGCAGCGGATTGCCGGTCACCTACGTGGTGCTGAACAACGGCGGCTACGCGGCCGTCGGCTCGGCGCTGCAACGCTTCGGCGGGGACGCGCTCGCCTCGGGCGTGTATCCCGGGGTCGACATCTCCGGGCCGCGGATCGCCGACATCGCCACCGGGTTCGGGGTGCCGGGGCGCCGGGTCACGACGCTGCCGGAGCTACGGGACGCGCTCGCGGACTCCGCCGGTGTCGACCACCCGACGCTGGTCGAGGTGATGACGGAGCCGACGGAGTTCAGCCCGTCCTGA
- a CDS encoding MaoC family dehydratase, giving the protein MTAATTLRPGTVMPQRRHTVEQADLIRYAGASGDFNRLHWDEPYAAQAGPAGGVIVHGMLTLGLLVRVVGEWVGGDDRVLSTSVSFRAPCPVGATVTLRAEVLEDDGSGAPGTAVLAVGAELPDGSPVLDAKRSRIVVRTG; this is encoded by the coding sequence GTGACCGCCGCGACGACGCTGCGGCCCGGCACCGTGATGCCGCAGCGCCGGCACACCGTGGAGCAGGCCGACCTGATCCGCTACGCCGGGGCGTCCGGTGACTTCAACCGGCTGCACTGGGACGAGCCGTACGCGGCGCAGGCCGGCCCGGCCGGTGGGGTGATCGTGCACGGCATGCTCACCCTCGGGCTGCTGGTCCGGGTGGTCGGGGAGTGGGTCGGCGGCGACGACCGGGTGCTCTCCACCTCGGTCAGCTTCCGGGCCCCCTGCCCGGTCGGCGCGACCGTGACCCTGCGGGCCGAGGTGCTGGAGGACGACGGGTCCGGCGCCCCCGGTACCGCGGTGCTCGCGGTCGGCGCCGAGCTCCCCGACGGCTCCCCGGTGCTCGACGCGAAGCGCTCCCGGATCGTCGTCCGCACCGGCTGA
- a CDS encoding FAS1-like dehydratase domain-containing protein translates to MTDTGRTDTGSTDTGSTDTGRIDTGRIGHRYPVYRYEVSRAKIEEYAASVGFAVPDVPVGTPMEAPGMFAACFTVMRGAALLREDEGLGGSGAIVHAGQEYEFHGRVRSGDVLRCTPTITDVRDRGAHTYLTLEIECVDESSERPVATSRQTIAYLGAAA, encoded by the coding sequence GTGACCGACACAGGCAGGACCGACACAGGCAGTACCGACACAGGCAGTACCGACACAGGCAGGATCGACACAGGACGGATCGGCCACCGCTATCCGGTGTACCGCTACGAGGTGAGCCGCGCCAAGATCGAGGAGTACGCCGCGTCCGTCGGGTTCGCCGTGCCGGACGTGCCGGTCGGCACCCCGATGGAGGCGCCCGGGATGTTCGCCGCCTGCTTCACCGTGATGCGCGGCGCCGCCCTGCTCCGGGAGGACGAGGGCCTCGGCGGCAGCGGCGCGATCGTGCACGCCGGCCAGGAGTACGAGTTCCACGGCCGGGTCCGCAGCGGCGACGTGCTGCGCTGCACCCCGACGATCACCGATGTGCGCGACCGGGGCGCACACACCTACCTGACGCTGGAGATCGAGTGCGTGGACGAGTCGTCGGAGCGTCCGGTGGCCACCAGCAGACAGACGATCGCCTACCTGGGGGCGGCGGCGTGA
- a CDS encoding acyl-CoA dehydrogenase family protein — MRSQASRLFDPSAEQRSLAEAARPVFDAAGRAGSAAAPGGPDPAGDPGPPGPGWRVLGESGLFGALLPQDRGGLGLAPSELAAITEQAGRVPVPGPLVETLWVAVPALAAHDHPLLARVVDGHAVATAADPAGRAPDLDVAHAVVVPGPHGDVLLGPDLGAAADPVSTADRLERSFRLPTTAVPSGPVPGSAPGGAAAPARGPADRPAGHPLPLLLDVGAVTLGRLGGAAYLVGIAARLLEIAVEHARTRVQFGVPIGSFQAVRHRLADTHVEIEIARSAVGGAAVDVDRGDPVAGGTVTCAAVLARRAFDAAQRHCLQALGGIGFTWEHELHVLVKRGHTFAHRFGSRRELERLLGAGLLDGELFQDTAASLRPGPPPPHI, encoded by the coding sequence ATGAGGTCGCAGGCGTCGCGGTTGTTCGACCCGTCCGCGGAGCAGCGCTCGCTCGCCGAGGCCGCGCGGCCCGTGTTCGACGCGGCGGGGCGGGCGGGATCCGCCGCGGCGCCGGGTGGGCCCGACCCGGCCGGTGATCCGGGCCCGCCCGGGCCCGGCTGGCGGGTCCTCGGCGAGTCGGGCCTGTTCGGCGCGCTGCTTCCGCAGGACCGCGGCGGCCTCGGCCTGGCGCCGTCCGAGCTGGCAGCGATCACCGAGCAGGCCGGACGGGTGCCGGTGCCGGGTCCGCTGGTGGAGACGCTCTGGGTCGCCGTCCCCGCGCTCGCCGCCCACGACCATCCGCTGCTGGCACGGGTGGTCGACGGCCACGCGGTCGCCACCGCGGCCGATCCGGCCGGGCGGGCCCCGGACCTCGACGTCGCCCATGCGGTGGTCGTGCCGGGTCCGCACGGTGACGTGCTGCTCGGCCCGGACCTCGGTGCGGCCGCTGATCCGGTGTCCACAGCGGACCGCCTGGAACGGTCGTTCCGGCTCCCGACGACCGCTGTCCCGTCCGGCCCGGTCCCCGGATCGGCGCCCGGCGGTGCCGCAGCGCCCGCCCGCGGTCCCGCGGATCGCCCGGCCGGACACCCGCTGCCGCTGCTGCTCGACGTCGGCGCCGTCACCCTGGGCCGCCTGGGCGGCGCCGCCTACCTGGTCGGCATCGCCGCGCGACTGCTGGAGATCGCCGTCGAGCACGCGCGCACGCGGGTCCAGTTCGGCGTACCGATCGGCAGCTTCCAGGCCGTCCGGCACCGGCTCGCCGACACCCACGTCGAGATCGAGATCGCCCGCAGCGCGGTCGGCGGTGCCGCCGTCGACGTCGACCGCGGCGACCCGGTCGCGGGCGGCACGGTCACCTGCGCGGCCGTCCTCGCCCGCCGCGCGTTCGACGCGGCGCAGCGGCACTGCCTGCAGGCGCTCGGCGGCATCGGCTTCACCTGGGAACACGAGCTGCACGTGCTCGTGAAACGGGGGCACACGTTCGCGCACCGGTTCGGCAGCCGGCGTGAGCTGGAACGGCTGCTCGGTGCCGGGCTGCTCGACGGCGAGCTGTTCCAGGACACGGCCGCCTCCCTGCGCCCGGGCCCGCCGCCACCCCACATCTGA
- a CDS encoding acyl-CoA dehydrogenase family protein, protein MSTAGSRRPVDVPDSYHRFAGDAAAWLAAHVEELPDVDTDEGFAAHRAWERTLHDAGWSGLSWPREYGGAGGDVLHEAIFAEEYERARGPVRITRPALRFLGPALMHTADAAQRARWLPPMLAAGEIWCQGFSEPGAGSDLAAVGTRAVRIGDGYVVDGQKTWTTYGRHADRMFALVRTGPPGAGRHGLTCLAIDLTGPGVDVRPIRQVHGRTGFAEVFLTGVRVPVTDRIGDEGDGWAIAMRLLSFERGPDAGGPARSRRRLAALAADVAAAGPGRDRASDEREPGAPAADLTAIGPDLDRAAVEGELGALVARVHGYRCHTDRRVAAAWRGEQPGAESSVVKLYSSELDLDVVELGLDLFGDERTAEGTPEFLDLWHSRAGRIYGGAAEIQRTVVADRLLGLPR, encoded by the coding sequence ATGAGCACCGCGGGCTCGCGCAGGCCGGTCGACGTACCGGACTCCTACCACCGGTTCGCCGGCGACGCCGCGGCCTGGCTCGCCGCGCACGTCGAGGAGCTCCCCGACGTCGACACCGACGAGGGCTTCGCCGCGCACCGGGCCTGGGAACGCACCCTGCACGACGCCGGCTGGAGCGGGCTGTCCTGGCCGCGCGAGTACGGCGGCGCGGGCGGCGACGTCCTGCACGAGGCGATCTTCGCCGAGGAGTACGAGCGGGCCCGCGGTCCGGTCCGGATCACCCGTCCCGCGTTGCGCTTCCTCGGGCCCGCGTTGATGCACACCGCCGACGCGGCGCAGCGGGCGCGCTGGCTGCCGCCGATGCTGGCGGCCGGGGAGATCTGGTGCCAGGGCTTCTCCGAGCCCGGCGCGGGCAGCGATCTCGCCGCCGTCGGGACCCGGGCGGTCCGGATCGGCGACGGCTACGTCGTCGACGGGCAGAAGACCTGGACCACCTACGGCCGGCACGCCGACCGGATGTTCGCGCTGGTCCGCACCGGCCCGCCCGGTGCCGGGCGGCACGGGCTCACCTGTCTCGCGATCGACCTGACCGGTCCCGGGGTCGACGTGCGCCCGATCCGGCAGGTGCACGGCCGCACCGGCTTCGCCGAGGTGTTTCTGACCGGTGTCCGGGTGCCGGTCACCGACCGGATCGGCGACGAGGGCGACGGCTGGGCAATCGCGATGCGGCTGCTGTCGTTCGAACGCGGGCCCGACGCCGGCGGTCCGGCCCGCAGCCGCCGGCGGCTGGCGGCGCTGGCCGCCGACGTCGCCGCGGCCGGCCCCGGCCGGGACCGGGCCTCCGACGAACGTGAGCCGGGAGCGCCGGCCGCCGACCTCACCGCGATCGGCCCGGACCTCGACCGGGCCGCCGTCGAAGGTGAGTTGGGGGCGCTGGTCGCCCGGGTGCACGGCTACCGCTGCCACACCGACCGCCGGGTCGCCGCGGCATGGCGGGGCGAGCAGCCGGGCGCGGAGTCGAGCGTGGTGAAGCTGTACTCCTCGGAGCTGGATCTCGACGTCGTCGAGCTGGGGCTGGACCTGTTCGGCGACGAGCGCACCGCCGAGGGGACGCCCGAGTTCCTGGACCTGTGGCACAGCCGCGCCGGGCGGATCTACGGCGGGGCGGCCGAGATCCAGCGGACCGTCGTCGCGGACCGGTTGCTCGGACTGCCCCGATGA
- a CDS encoding class I adenylate-forming enzyme family protein gives MHPWTVAEQLRWVAARRPTDTALVDDHGESSFAELYRRASALAGHLVPYAGGRVGLYLANRREWAEAFFACQLAGVAAVPVNDRYQEREVRHLVSDADVRLVVTDGGAHRADVLAGLTGDVDVLSAGPDYERALADAGPVRPTGSDESAVLYTSGTTALPKGVALSRANQAFGTWLGPATLLGLTPADTVLISTPLGHRVGQVRLLGGVLSGGRTVLSADARPATLVDAVARHRVTVTGMVPTIARDLVGSGAIGDRMRSLRVLSVTGEATTPELREAVAAALPDTELWTFFASTETGLAAALPPAEFTSRPGSSGRALPGVELAVRDPGGGPRSRSGAGEVLVRSGAPGSYAVGAGYVGAAASTPFTDPDGWFATGDLGELDADGLLSITGRSKDMILSGGFNIAAAEVEEILRRHPGVRDVAVTGEPDERFGEQVVAWVVPAGGERVTAEELRSFTAEQAAAFKRPRTVRFVDALPRTATGKVAKWQLVR, from the coding sequence GTGCATCCCTGGACGGTCGCCGAGCAGCTCCGCTGGGTCGCGGCCCGGCGGCCCACCGACACCGCGCTGGTCGACGACCACGGGGAGTCCAGCTTCGCCGAGCTGTACCGGCGGGCGTCCGCGCTCGCCGGGCACCTCGTCCCGTACGCGGGCGGGCGGGTCGGGCTCTATCTCGCGAACCGGCGGGAGTGGGCCGAGGCGTTCTTCGCCTGCCAGCTGGCCGGGGTGGCCGCCGTGCCGGTGAACGACCGCTACCAGGAGCGGGAGGTGCGCCATCTGGTGTCCGACGCCGACGTCCGGCTGGTCGTCACCGACGGCGGCGCGCACCGGGCGGACGTCCTCGCCGGGCTGACCGGCGACGTCGACGTGCTGTCGGCCGGGCCGGACTACGAGCGTGCGCTCGCCGACGCCGGACCGGTCCGTCCCACCGGGTCGGACGAGTCGGCGGTGCTCTACACGTCCGGGACGACCGCGCTCCCCAAGGGTGTCGCGTTGAGCCGGGCCAACCAGGCGTTCGGCACCTGGCTGGGACCGGCGACCCTGCTGGGGCTCACCCCCGCCGACACCGTGCTGATCTCCACCCCGCTCGGGCACCGGGTCGGGCAGGTCCGGCTGCTCGGCGGGGTGCTGTCCGGCGGGCGCACCGTGCTCAGCGCCGACGCCCGGCCCGCGACCCTGGTCGACGCCGTCGCACGGCACCGGGTGACGGTCACCGGGATGGTGCCCACCATCGCCCGCGACCTGGTCGGCTCGGGTGCGATCGGCGACCGGATGCGCAGCCTGCGGGTGCTGAGCGTGACCGGCGAGGCGACCACCCCGGAGCTGCGCGAGGCGGTCGCGGCGGCGCTCCCGGACACCGAGCTGTGGACGTTCTTCGCCTCCACCGAGACCGGTCTCGCCGCCGCACTCCCGCCGGCCGAGTTCACCAGCCGGCCCGGCTCGTCCGGGCGGGCGCTGCCCGGGGTGGAGCTCGCCGTGCGCGATCCCGGCGGCGGCCCGCGCAGCCGCTCCGGGGCGGGGGAGGTGCTCGTGCGCTCCGGCGCTCCGGGGAGCTACGCGGTCGGCGCCGGGTACGTCGGCGCGGCCGCCTCGACGCCGTTCACCGACCCGGACGGCTGGTTCGCCACCGGTGACCTGGGCGAGCTCGACGCCGACGGGCTGCTGTCGATCACCGGCCGGTCCAAGGACATGATCCTCTCCGGCGGGTTCAACATCGCCGCCGCCGAGGTCGAGGAGATCCTGCGCCGCCATCCCGGGGTGCGCGACGTCGCGGTCACCGGTGAGCCCGACGAGCGGTTCGGCGAGCAGGTCGTCGCGTGGGTGGTGCCGGCCGGGGGCGAGCGGGTCACGGCCGAGGAGCTGCGTTCCTTCACCGCCGAGCAGGCCGCCGCGTTCAAGCGGCCCCGCACGGTCCGCTTCGTCGACGCGCTCCCGCGGACCGCGACCGGCAAGGTCGCGAAGTGGCAGTTGGTCCGATGA
- a CDS encoding SDR family NAD(P)-dependent oxidoreductase, whose protein sequence is MSRLQNVSVLVSGGGRGIGRAGAIAMAAEGATVGVLDLDAGAAEAVADEIGRAGGTARAWKVDVVDPDQVAAVVEEAVQWAGGVDVFVHSAGIVAPAMLKDMTLESFENVVRVNLTGTFVCLTALIPHWTGRGRGKFVALASPAAVRGQVGGGNYAAAKAGVVALVKTAAAELARYNVTANALLPIAATEMSANVRENPKLEEKFLGMIPLRRWATPEDIAPSLVYLASSDSDYMTGSVLSVDGGRTI, encoded by the coding sequence ATGAGCCGACTGCAGAACGTGTCCGTGCTGGTGAGCGGGGGTGGACGGGGGATCGGCCGGGCCGGTGCCATCGCCATGGCCGCCGAGGGCGCCACCGTCGGCGTGCTCGATCTCGACGCGGGCGCGGCGGAGGCCGTCGCCGACGAGATCGGGCGGGCGGGCGGCACGGCGCGCGCCTGGAAGGTCGACGTCGTCGATCCGGACCAGGTCGCGGCCGTCGTCGAGGAGGCCGTGCAGTGGGCCGGCGGCGTCGACGTGTTCGTGCACTCGGCGGGCATCGTCGCCCCGGCGATGCTCAAGGACATGACCCTCGAGTCGTTCGAGAACGTCGTCAGGGTCAACCTGACCGGCACCTTCGTCTGCCTCACCGCGCTGATCCCGCACTGGACCGGGCGCGGGCGCGGCAAGTTCGTCGCGCTGGCGTCGCCGGCGGCGGTGCGCGGCCAGGTCGGCGGCGGGAACTACGCGGCCGCGAAGGCCGGCGTCGTCGCACTGGTGAAGACCGCCGCGGCCGAGCTGGCCCGCTACAACGTCACCGCGAACGCGTTGCTGCCGATCGCGGCGACCGAGATGTCGGCGAACGTGCGGGAGAACCCGAAGCTGGAGGAGAAGTTCCTCGGGATGATCCCGCTGCGCCGCTGGGCCACGCCGGAGGACATCGCGCCGAGCCTGGTCTACCTGGCCTCGTCCGACTCCGACTACATGACCGGTTCCGTGCTGTCGGTCGACGGCGGCCGGACGATCTGA
- a CDS encoding amidohydrolase family protein → MGTQAFLARRAIDVHVHVTEGGGAAGRDAASREFQKASAAVFGSGTQTTVGSVAEYYRERDIGAVVFAVDSESATGRTPVPSEEVADLAAAHDDVLIPFGSVDPWRGQVSLRRIRSLVSEHGVRGFKFHPSTQAFYPDDHRFFPLYGAIEEAGVPVVFHTGQTGMGTGLRGGGGILLKYSNPMHLDEVAATFPDLTIIMAHPSVPWQDEGLAVAMHKPNVYIDLSGWSPKYFEPKLVRYMNRMLPDKVLFGSDYPLISPDRWLRDFDGLDIADDVRPRVLKDNAVTALGLAPASPEPTTGATTR, encoded by the coding sequence GTGGGTACGCAGGCGTTCCTCGCCCGACGGGCGATCGACGTGCACGTCCACGTCACCGAGGGCGGTGGTGCGGCCGGACGCGACGCCGCGAGCCGCGAGTTCCAGAAGGCGTCGGCGGCCGTGTTCGGCAGCGGCACCCAGACCACGGTCGGCTCGGTGGCCGAGTACTACCGCGAGCGCGACATCGGCGCCGTCGTGTTCGCCGTCGACAGCGAGAGCGCGACCGGCCGCACCCCCGTCCCCAGCGAGGAGGTCGCCGATCTCGCCGCCGCGCACGACGACGTGCTGATCCCGTTCGGCAGCGTCGACCCGTGGCGCGGTCAGGTCTCGCTGCGGCGGATCCGCAGCCTGGTCTCCGAGCACGGGGTCCGGGGTTTCAAGTTCCACCCGTCGACCCAGGCGTTCTACCCGGACGACCACCGGTTCTTCCCGCTCTACGGGGCCATCGAGGAGGCCGGGGTCCCGGTCGTGTTCCACACCGGGCAGACCGGGATGGGCACGGGCCTGCGCGGCGGCGGCGGGATCCTGCTCAAGTACTCGAACCCGATGCACCTCGACGAGGTCGCGGCGACCTTCCCGGACCTGACGATCATCATGGCGCACCCGTCGGTCCCCTGGCAGGACGAGGGGCTGGCCGTCGCCATGCACAAGCCGAACGTCTACATCGACCTGTCCGGCTGGTCGCCGAAGTACTTCGAGCCCAAGCTCGTCCGCTACATGAACCGGATGCTGCCGGACAAGGTCCTGTTCGGCAGCGACTACCCGCTGATCAGCCCGGACCGCTGGCTGCGCGACTTCGACGGCCTCGACATCGCCGACGACGTCCGGCCGCGCGTCCTCAAGGACAACGCCGTCACGGCGCTGGGGCTGGCCCCCGCGTCACCCGAACCCACGACGGGAGCGACCACCCGATGA